A stretch of Lathyrus oleraceus cultivar Zhongwan6 chromosome 6, CAAS_Psat_ZW6_1.0, whole genome shotgun sequence DNA encodes these proteins:
- the LOC127095864 gene encoding uncharacterized protein LOC127095864 has protein sequence MNLSAPTGGALMDKPYDEAYELIENMTQNHFQWGGECVGVEKPTPKDGVYGVNGIDSVNAKVDALTQKIESLVIIPVTIVVVITPNCELCGIPGHTNVDCQLLAGVPTDQINYAQGNPYSNTYNPGWRNHPNFSYKSNNALFPPNPTPAFPPGYQKGALVAPQATIKSNLEIMMKTL, from the coding sequence ATGAATTTAAGCGCTCCCACTGGCGGTGCTCTAATGGACAAACCATATGACGAAGCTTATGAACTCATAGAGAACATGACCCAAAATCATTTCCAATGGGGAGGTGAATGTGTCGGTGTAGAAAAACCAACTCCGAAAGACGGAGTGTACGGAGTTAATGGCATAGACAGTGTAAATGCTAAAGTCGATGCGCTTACTCAAAAGATTGAAAGCTTAGTCATAATTCCAGTAACTATCGTAGTTGTTATAACACCAAATTGTGAATTATGTGGAATCCCTGGGCACACTAATGTTGATTGTCAGTTATTGGCTGGTGTTCCCACCGACCAAataaactatgctcaaggaaacccgTATTCAAACACTTACAATCCTGGCTGGAGAAACCATCCGAATTTTTCCTATAAAAGTAACAATGCTTTATTTCCACCAAACCCAACACCTGCTTTTCCACCTGGCTATCAGAAAGGAGCCCTAGTTGCTCCACAAGCAACTATAAAGTCAAATCTGGAGATCATGATGAAAACTTTATAA